In a genomic window of Lycium ferocissimum isolate CSIRO_LF1 chromosome 9, AGI_CSIRO_Lferr_CH_V1, whole genome shotgun sequence:
- the LOC132031654 gene encoding uncharacterized protein LOC132031654: MADVMNMTSFSTIALYLSSKGTYDRVTWRKLVCKNLGLPRWVFILQLGLHTRLTTRDRLFKWGITTDTICHLCGVKDESIDHLLVECDESAYIWGKLLQWQHIYRSPMQWSDEIKWVEQQAKGRSPRAQVYRMVLAGVVYHLWAERNQRVFQQKRQPANLLIKVVIQEVHFKARGCPKVTKWLDQFNCYPV, from the coding sequence ATGGCAGATGTTATGAACATGACAAGTTTCTCAACAATAGCATTATATCTCAGCTCAAAGGGAACCTATGATAGAGTGACTTGGAGGAAGCTTGTATGTAAAAATTTGGGGCTGCCTAGGTGGGTGTTTATCCTACAACTAGGCCTACATACAAGATTAACCACCAGGGATAGGCTATTCAAATGGGGTATCACCACAGACACAATCTGCCATTTATGTGGGGTTAAGGATGAAAGCATTGACCATTTATTAGTTGAGTGTGATGAGTCTGCTTATATATGGGGGAAGCTACTTCAATGGCAACACATATACAGAAGCCCAATGCAATGGAGTGATGAGATTAAATGGGTTGAACAACAGGCAAAGGGTAGAAGTCCAAGAGCACAAGTATACAGAATGGTTCTTGCAGGTGTTGTATACCATCTGTGGGCAGAGAGGAATCAAAGAGTATTTCAGCAAAAAAGGCAACCTGCAAACTTATTGATTAAAGTTGTCATTCAGGAGGTGCATTTCAAGGCAAGAGGTTGCCCCAAAGTTACAAAATGGCTTGATCAATTCAATTGTTATCCAGTGTAA